One genomic window of Thermococcus indicus includes the following:
- a CDS encoding DUF3368 domain-containing protein: protein MIVVSDSGPLIALAKVRKLNILNELFGEVIIPRAVWVEVVERGKGKPGSEDVESATWIRVLEVKDKLSVEILTREIEVGEAEAIVLAKELNADLIILDEKIPRIIAKSLGLNVAGSLALLFIAKKKGIINEDLELIIGELRARGVRFSDKVVEELKRMYNTSDAKMKQ, encoded by the coding sequence ATGATAGTTGTCTCTGACTCGGGGCCGTTAATAGCACTGGCCAAGGTCAGGAAACTGAACATTCTTAATGAGCTTTTTGGAGAGGTTATAATTCCGAGGGCAGTCTGGGTTGAGGTTGTGGAAAGAGGAAAAGGAAAGCCCGGCTCTGAGGACGTTGAGAGCGCAACCTGGATTAGAGTTTTGGAGGTTAAGGATAAGCTGAGCGTTGAAATCCTCACGCGGGAAATTGAAGTCGGAGAGGCCGAGGCGATAGTCCTCGCTAAAGAACTCAATGCTGACCTGATAATTCTGGATGAGAAAATCCCCCGGATTATTGCCAAGTCTCTCGGGCTGAATGTTGCTGGGAGTCTGGCTCTTCTCTTTATTGCAAAGAAGAAGGGGATAATAAACGAAGATCTGGAACTTATAATAGGGGAGTTAAGAGCCAGGGGTGTTCGTTTCAGTGATAAAGTCGTTGAAGAGCTGAAAAGAATGTACAATACCAGTGATGCAAAAATGAAGCAATAA
- a CDS encoding RNA-guided endonuclease InsQ/TnpB family protein gives MKLQPSKEQAKILSKLADAGAKVWNRVNFLRRQQYFKEQIVDFNSTEKTVYEEFKREIGSATVQQIARKNAEAWRSYFSLLRKKRNGELPNWLKPQPPNYLKEDGRRKPLIVLRNDQYKIEGNKLILKGLGKFKRLEVQFKGRIHLKGKQGRLEVTYDPVKRKWYAHLSLIVEEKLEGGEWVKLPRTPKGDLSAGIDLGVNNLMAVYVENGESFLVNGRPLKSIDFYWRRRIADYQSKLNKSGCKKSRKLRRMHEKAKLQAKHYINTAVRQTVKKLYELGVSKIVVGYPKGIARNSDKDKRQNFIISHVWRFNTVIKRLTEVAEEYGIRVLVVNEAFTSKLCPVCGKPHERARFVRGLFKCPVTGLIFNADLVGAFNILKKVVGTITPSLGGLYAQGRGNWGKTVPEGFEEPSLRVALMRTPQTSLPVG, from the coding sequence ATCAAACTCCAACCCTCAAAGGAGCAGGCGAAAATCCTCTCCAAGTTAGCCGACGCTGGAGCCAAAGTCTGGAACAGAGTAAACTTTCTCAGACGACAACAATACTTCAAAGAACAAATCGTGGACTTCAATTCGACCGAGAAAACCGTTTATGAAGAGTTTAAGAGGGAAATTGGTTCTGCTACAGTCCAGCAAATAGCGAGAAAAAACGCTGAAGCTTGGCGGAGTTACTTCTCCTTATTAAGGAAAAAGCGGAATGGAGAACTCCCCAATTGGCTTAAACCTCAACCACCAAACTACCTGAAAGAAGACGGGAGGAGGAAACCCTTAATCGTTCTCAGAAACGACCAGTACAAAATTGAAGGGAACAAGCTTATCCTCAAAGGTCTTGGAAAGTTCAAACGCTTGGAAGTTCAATTCAAGGGAAGAATACACCTGAAGGGCAAGCAAGGGCGGTTGGAAGTAACCTACGACCCCGTAAAGCGGAAGTGGTATGCTCACCTAAGCCTCATAGTCGAGGAAAAACTTGAGGGTGGAGAATGGGTTAAACTCCCAAGAACACCAAAGGGGGACCTTTCAGCGGGAATTGATTTAGGGGTAAACAACTTGATGGCCGTTTATGTCGAGAATGGGGAGAGCTTTCTGGTCAATGGAAGGCCCCTCAAGAGTATTGACTTCTACTGGCGGAGGAGGATTGCTGATTACCAGTCAAAACTCAACAAGTCGGGCTGTAAAAAGAGTAGAAAACTCAGGAGAATGCATGAGAAGGCCAAACTTCAGGCGAAGCACTACATCAACACGGCGGTAAGACAGACTGTTAAGAAACTCTATGAGCTTGGAGTTTCTAAAATCGTCGTGGGTTATCCGAAAGGCATAGCTCGGAATTCTGATAAGGACAAAAGGCAGAATTTTATCATCTCTCACGTGTGGCGGTTCAATACGGTTATTAAACGTTTAACCGAGGTTGCTGAGGAGTATGGTATTCGAGTTTTGGTTGTTAATGAGGCTTTCACGTCTAAGCTTTGTCCCGTTTGCGGGAAGCCCCATGAGAGGGCTCGTTTTGTTCGGGGTTTATTTAAGTGTCCCGTGACGGGGCTTATCTTCAACGCTGACTTGGTTGGAGCGTTTAATATTTTAAAGAAGGTTGTGGGAACCATAACCCCGAGCTTGGGTGGTTTGTATGCCCAAGGGAGGGGTAACTGGGGGAAGACCGTCCCAGAGGGGTTCGAAGAACCCTCTCTGAGGGTTGCCCTGATGAGAACCCCTCAAACCTCCCTGCCAGTTGGGTAG
- a CDS encoding UPF0175 family protein, which produces MNEVLVSFPQDLARILRVSGKELPKTVRIYLALELYREGIVSLGKAAEIAGVSRWEMMEILASKGIPLQYSEDDLKEDIETLERLL; this is translated from the coding sequence ATGAATGAAGTTCTAGTTTCCTTTCCCCAAGATCTGGCGAGAATTTTAAGGGTTAGTGGAAAGGAGCTCCCTAAGACTGTTAGAATTTACCTTGCCCTTGAGCTTTACCGTGAGGGCATAGTCAGCCTCGGCAAAGCTGCGGAGATTGCAGGGGTGAGCAGGTGGGAGATGATGGAGATTCTAGCGTCAAAAGGAATACCCCTCCAGTACAGCGAGGATGACTTGAAGGAGGACATTGAGACCCTGGAGAGGTTGTTATGA